A single genomic interval of Mucilaginibacter boryungensis harbors:
- a CDS encoding outer membrane beta-barrel family protein produces the protein MKRLLLTAICCSLAVSLFAQTSTKTIAVKGIAIDSVTNKPLDFVTITIVDMETKKPVKSNLTKQDGSFEIKGLMPKTYQLSLIYVGYQTKILTVKGINDINVGKVLLSPSNSQLKEVSVSALKPLMKQEVDRISYDVQADPESKSLTALDMMRKVPLLSVDANDNIKLRGDGNYKILLNGKESAIMARNPSDVLKAMPGTNIIKIEVITTPPAKYDAEGLAGIINIITQKNGDQGYNGSINTNYNTVFGYRVNLNTTVKQGKFGFNGFIGQGTRPMRASDFDNKTTFITQPSGLFQNGNRGNGGSNLYASTELSYEIDSLNLLTGTFNNYNNTGNNANNQFTQLFNAANTLTQAYNVNNSGNNKSHGMDLGLNYQLGFKNHKDQLLTVSYKYSNSNNKQFSNVITNQTGVANYRQNNDAGTKEYTTQVDYIQPAKVLTVEAGGKMILRNNFSNFSNDVQNSSGIYLTDASQTNNFTYRQDVYSIYNSYTLKFTKWVFKGGLRFENTNIGAEFTSAAAGVLDRSYHNLVPSFSAQRILKNSSVTFGFTQRIQRPGIYQLNPFSDRSNPLYINMGNPDLRPAVNNNFELSYGNFNKGSINISTNYSFSNNTIENVATVNGNVTTQTFANVGKNKRLGLDVSVNYPITKRMNININTELLQVWLDGFYNGKLYTNSGQQGHVFTNGSYKFDNGYRIGLNIGFDSRYVLLQGRDNYWLGGGASITKELWKGKGSVNVNFNNPYKKFIKLDFITKTNDFETYSSNLNYFRTIGFNFSYKFGKLNAQIKKNQRGINNDDAAGGRGN, from the coding sequence ATGAAGAGACTATTACTAACCGCTATTTGCTGCAGCTTAGCGGTATCACTTTTTGCCCAAACCTCCACAAAAACTATAGCAGTTAAAGGCATTGCTATTGATTCGGTTACCAATAAACCGCTTGATTTTGTAACTATAACTATTGTTGATATGGAAACAAAAAAGCCGGTTAAAAGCAATTTGACCAAGCAGGATGGCAGTTTTGAAATAAAAGGTTTAATGCCTAAAACCTATCAACTGTCGCTTATTTATGTAGGTTATCAAACTAAAATATTAACAGTTAAAGGTATTAATGATATTAACGTTGGAAAAGTGCTGCTATCGCCATCCAACAGTCAGTTAAAAGAAGTATCAGTATCGGCGTTGAAACCGCTGATGAAGCAGGAGGTTGACCGCATAAGTTATGACGTACAAGCAGATCCGGAGAGCAAATCGTTAACCGCGCTGGATATGATGCGAAAGGTCCCCTTGTTATCGGTGGATGCGAATGACAATATTAAGCTGCGCGGCGATGGCAACTATAAAATATTGTTAAATGGAAAGGAATCGGCAATTATGGCACGAAACCCTTCAGATGTTTTAAAAGCAATGCCGGGTACAAATATTATAAAGATAGAAGTGATAACCACCCCGCCGGCTAAGTACGATGCCGAGGGCCTGGCGGGTATTATCAATATCATCACTCAAAAAAATGGCGATCAGGGGTATAATGGTTCTATCAATACTAACTACAATACGGTATTCGGTTACAGGGTAAACTTAAACACTACAGTTAAGCAGGGCAAATTTGGATTTAATGGCTTTATAGGCCAGGGAACCAGGCCCATGCGTGCATCTGATTTTGATAACAAAACTACTTTTATTACCCAGCCTTCAGGCTTATTTCAAAATGGTAACCGAGGTAATGGCGGCAGTAACTTATACGCCAGTACTGAACTGAGTTATGAAATAGATTCTTTAAACCTGCTTACCGGCACTTTTAACAATTATAATAACACCGGCAATAATGCTAATAACCAGTTTACGCAATTGTTTAATGCGGCCAATACGCTAACACAGGCTTATAATGTAAATAACAGTGGCAATAACAAATCGCATGGGATGGATTTAGGGCTGAATTACCAGTTGGGCTTTAAAAATCATAAAGATCAATTACTCACAGTTTCTTACAAATACAGCAATTCAAATAACAAGCAGTTTAGCAATGTCATCACCAACCAAACTGGGGTAGCCAACTATCGCCAAAATAATGATGCGGGCACAAAAGAATATACTACCCAAGTCGACTACATTCAGCCGGCTAAAGTGCTAACCGTTGAGGCCGGCGGCAAAATGATCCTGCGTAATAACTTTAGCAATTTTAGTAACGATGTGCAGAATAGCTCGGGCATATACCTTACAGATGCTTCGCAAACTAACAACTTTACTTACCGGCAAGATGTTTACAGCATATACAATTCGTACACGTTGAAATTCACCAAATGGGTGTTTAAAGGCGGCCTGCGTTTTGAAAACACTAATATAGGTGCCGAATTTACGTCTGCAGCAGCCGGCGTGCTCGATCGGTCTTACCATAACCTGGTGCCATCTTTCTCGGCGCAGCGGATACTAAAAAATAGTAGTGTTACATTTGGTTTTACGCAGCGTATACAGCGCCCCGGCATATACCAGTTGAACCCGTTTTCAGACAGGAGCAACCCCTTATACATTAACATGGGTAACCCCGATCTGAGACCGGCGGTGAACAATAACTTCGAATTGAGTTATGGTAATTTTAATAAGGGCTCCATCAACATCAGCACTAACTATTCCTTCTCTAACAACACTATTGAAAACGTAGCCACCGTAAACGGAAATGTCACCACACAAACCTTTGCCAACGTGGGGAAAAATAAAAGGCTTGGGTTGGATGTCAGTGTTAATTACCCCATCACAAAAAGAATGAATATTAACATCAATACCGAATTATTGCAGGTTTGGCTGGATGGGTTTTATAACGGTAAACTATATACCAACAGCGGCCAGCAAGGCCACGTGTTCACCAATGGCAGCTATAAATTTGATAACGGCTACCGCATTGGTTTAAATATAGGTTTTGACAGCCGGTACGTGTTATTACAAGGCCGTGATAATTATTGGCTGGGCGGTGGTGCAAGTATCACTAAAGAGCTTTGGAAAGGTAAAGGCTCGGTTAACGTTAATTTTAATAACCCCTATAAAAAGTTTATTAAGCTTGATTTTATTACCAAAACCAATGATTTTGAGACCTATAGCAGCAATCTTAATTACTTCCGCACCATTGGCTTTAATTTCAGCTATAAGTTTGGTAAGCTGAACGCGCAGATAAAGAAAAATCAGCGCGGCATTAATAATGACGATGCTGCCGGAGGACGCGGGAATTAA